Proteins encoded within one genomic window of Cellulosimicrobium protaetiae:
- a CDS encoding HNH endonuclease family protein produces the protein MSHRRSTLPPLLAGVVGIVLAATWYATDGRDQPTLPTSSPTQYAPTPGALDDIATVSTRPDVAGYDRDCSSDGACVFGPAWSDDVDVDGGHNGCDTRNDILGRDLEATTFKPGTHDCVVLTGQLLDPYTGQSVPFQRGQGTSELVQIDHVIPLAAAWDHGASAWTPEQRRDFANDPRNLRATQGSVNASKGDSTPEVWMPEQGACEYATAYVDVAAAYALTVSAGDAEVLAQALADC, from the coding sequence ATGAGCCACCGACGTAGCACCCTTCCTCCGCTCCTGGCCGGCGTGGTCGGGATCGTGCTGGCCGCGACCTGGTACGCCACCGACGGACGGGACCAGCCCACCCTGCCTACCTCGAGCCCCACGCAGTACGCTCCGACACCAGGCGCGCTCGACGACATCGCGACCGTCAGCACTCGCCCGGACGTGGCCGGCTACGACCGCGACTGCTCGTCGGACGGCGCCTGCGTGTTCGGCCCGGCCTGGTCCGACGACGTCGATGTCGACGGCGGGCACAACGGGTGCGACACCCGCAACGACATCCTGGGCCGGGACCTCGAGGCGACGACGTTCAAGCCCGGCACCCACGACTGCGTCGTGCTGACCGGGCAGCTGCTCGACCCGTACACCGGGCAGAGCGTCCCCTTCCAGCGTGGCCAGGGCACGTCCGAGCTCGTGCAGATCGACCACGTGATCCCGCTCGCCGCGGCCTGGGACCACGGCGCCAGCGCCTGGACCCCCGAGCAGCGCCGTGACTTCGCCAACGACCCGCGCAACCTGCGTGCCACCCAGGGGTCGGTGAACGCGAGCAAGGGCGACAGCACCCCCGAGGTGTGGATGCCCGAGCAAGGCGCCTGCGAGTACGCCACGGCCTACGTCGACGTCGCCGCGGCCTACGCGCTCACCGTCTCCGCCGGCGACGCCGAGGTGCTCGCCCAGGCGCTCGCGGACTGCTGA
- a CDS encoding prepilin peptidase encodes MNPSWALAAAGLGAGAGVALWWRLRTGSYRRRDDVPRIALGWSWLVIAMAAAGAAAASTLGLPLAVPAGIYLVVASALVWIDVDVHRVPDAVLAVLAPVLAVAVLAAAAATGQWSLLGWALAGAAGLGVVFLVLALVGSMGFGDVKLAATTGIVVGPLGVDALFTTVLAGFLVAVIVGVAMLVRGAARRTHLAFGPAIIAGALIATSLAGLGF; translated from the coding sequence ATGAACCCGTCCTGGGCGCTCGCGGCCGCCGGGCTGGGAGCCGGGGCAGGGGTCGCGCTGTGGTGGCGGCTGCGCACCGGCTCCTACCGACGTCGCGATGACGTGCCGCGCATCGCGCTGGGCTGGTCGTGGCTCGTCATCGCGATGGCCGCGGCCGGCGCCGCCGCGGCGAGCACCCTCGGGCTTCCGCTCGCTGTCCCCGCCGGCATCTACCTCGTCGTGGCCAGCGCGCTCGTGTGGATCGACGTCGACGTGCACCGCGTCCCTGACGCGGTGCTCGCCGTCCTGGCACCGGTGCTCGCGGTCGCGGTCCTGGCCGCGGCCGCCGCCACGGGGCAGTGGTCCCTGCTGGGCTGGGCGCTCGCGGGCGCAGCCGGGCTCGGGGTGGTGTTCCTGGTCCTCGCGCTCGTCGGCTCGATGGGGTTCGGCGACGTGAAGCTCGCGGCGACCACCGGCATCGTCGTCGGCCCGCTCGGCGTCGACGCGCTCTTCACGACCGTCCTGGCGGGCTTCCTCGTCGCGGTGATCGTGGGCGTGGCCATGCTGGTGCGCGGCGCCGCCCGGCGCACACACCTCGCGTTCGGCCCTGCCATTATCGCCGGTGCTCTCATCGCGACCTCACTGGCCGGGCTCGGATTCTAG